One Tiliqua scincoides isolate rTilSci1 chromosome 9, rTilSci1.hap2, whole genome shotgun sequence DNA segment encodes these proteins:
- the ERRFI1 gene encoding ERBB receptor feedback inhibitor 1, protein MSTAGIAAPEMRVPLKSNFLHNGEGVSSLKTCWSGHSNFENAFFNIDSVTTAYDLSARTSAEHRLTPVGHISNAHPVHGHSQAENCSQVLPPKCSPPPLSPLGEGPGSSPEDSLVPGFSKLSIHLSCASDDTPPHTPVKSGAPPFPERSARPLPPLPITEDYWHDDLDREVEFLTSSETDFLLGESGTPPFKPTAQGRRSFRGCGQINYAYFDAPPAGPEDSPSLPDQSGSAAPSCPPQPPPSHQLHRRLRRSHSGPAGSFHKPVVRISSHFLRTSPSSDDDKPEIPPRAPIPPRALKPDYRRWSAEVTSSAYSDEDKPPKVPPREPLSRSNSRTPSPKSLPSYLNGIMPPTQSFAPDPKYVSMKALQQQHSDGSTNKIPCILPIIENGKKVSSTHYYLLPERPPYLDKYEKFFREAEEGSLSVGGQPWGDDASAAKLDLKAKADLVGPMKRKHLPCMVSP, encoded by the exons ATGTCGACTGCAGGCATTGCTGCCCCAGAGATGAGAGTCCCCCTGAAGAGCAACTTTCTCCATAATGGTGAAGGTGTCAGTAGCCTGAAGACCTGCTGGAGCGGCCATAGCAACTTTGAGAA tgcttTCTTTAACATAGATTCAGTGACAACTGCCTATGATCTGAGCGCCCGCACCTCAGCAGAGCATCGCTTAACACCTGTCG GGCACATTTCAAACGCACATCCAGTTCACGGCCACAGCCAGGCAGAGAACTGCAGCCAAGTCTTGCCTCCAAAATGCAGCCCCCCTCCTCTCAGCCCTCTAGGTGAAGGGCCTGGGTCCAGCCCAGAAGATAGCCTTGTTCCTGGCTTCAGCAAACTCTCGATCCACCTGAGCTGCGCTTCTGATGACACACCCCCACACACGCCAGTGAAGAGCGGGGCACCCCCTTTTCCTGAGCGGAGTGCGAGGCCTCTGCCCCCGCTGCCCATCACCGAGGACTACTGGCATGACGATCTTGACAGGGAAGTGGAGTTCCTAACCAGCTCAGAGACGGACTTCTTGCTGGGGGAGAGTGGCACTCCTCCGTTTAAACCCACTGCTCAAGGCAGGAGGAGCTTCAGGGGCTGCGGGCAAATTAACTACGCCTACTTTGATGCCCCCCCAGCAGGACCAGAGGATTCCCCCTCTCTGCCTGACCAGAGTGGCAGTGCAGCGCCTTCTTGCCCTCCTcagccacctccctcccatcAACTCCACCGACGGTTACGCCGTTCGCATTCTGGACCAGCTGGGTCCTTCCACAAGCCAGTGGTGAGGATCTCGAGCCATTTCCTTCGGACCTCTCCTAGCTCTGATGATGACAAGCCTGAGATTCCCCCCAGGGCACCAATACCCCCCCGGGCACTCAAGCCGGACTATCGGAGGTGGTCAGCGGAGGTCACTTCCAGCGCCTACAGTGATGAGGATAAGCCCCCCAAGGTGCCCCCTCGAGAACCTCTGTCCCGGAGCAACTCTCGGACCCCCAGTCCCAAAAGCCTGCCCTCGTACCTCAATGGCATCATGCCCCCAACCCAGAGCTTTGCCCCCGACCCCAAGTACGTCAGCATGAaagccctccagcagcagcacagcgaCGGCTCTACCAACAAGATCCCCTGCATCCTCCCCATCATCGAGAATGGCAAGAAGGTCAGCTCGACACACTACTACCTCTTGCCAGAAAGGCCCCCTTACCTGGACAAGTATGAGAAGTTCTTCCGGGAAGCAGAAGAAGGCAGCCTGAGTGTGGGTGGGCAGCCTTGGGGTGACGATGCCAGCGCCGCCAAGCTGGACTTGAAAGCCAAGGCGGACCTGGTCGGCCCCATGAAACGCAAGCACTTGCCTTGCATGGTCTCGCCATAG